One segment of Pelecanus crispus isolate bPelCri1 chromosome 2, bPelCri1.pri, whole genome shotgun sequence DNA contains the following:
- the SSR1 gene encoding translocon-associated protein subunit alpha isoform X1, whose amino-acid sequence MRRLPQLLLLALLLFPAALLRGGARGLLVAAQDATEDEEAVEDTVVEDEDDEAEVEEDEPTDLTEEKEDDDLSGEPKASPSADTTILFVKGEDFPANNIVKFLVGFTNKGTEDFIVESLDASFRYPQDYQFYIQNFTALPLNTVVPPQRQATFEYSFIPAEPMGGRPFGLVINLNYRDINGNVFQDAVFNQTVTIIEKEDGLDGETIFMYMFLAGLGLLVIVGLHQLLESRKRKRPVQKVEMGTSNQNDVDMSWIPQETLNQINKASPRRLPYKRAQKRSVGSDE is encoded by the exons ATGAGGCGCCTGCCGCAGCTGCTGTTGCTCgccctgctcctcttccctgccGCCCTGCTGCGGGGAGGCGCCCGCG GTTTATTAGTTGCAGCTCAAGATGCTACGGAAGATGAGGAAGCTGTGGAAGATACCGTAGTtgaagatgaagatgatgaagctGAAGTTGAAGAAGATGAGCCAACAGACTTG acagaagaaaaagaagatgacGACTTGTCAGGAGAACCTAAAGCCTCACCTAGTGCTGATACAACCATCTTATTTGTGAAAGGTGAAG aCTTTCCAGCAAACAACATTGTAAAATTTCTGGTGGGCTTCACCAATAAGGGTACAGAGGATTTCATTGTCGAGTCTCTTGATGCTTCTTTCCGGTATCCTCAAGACTACCAGTTTTATATTCAGAACTTCACAGCTCTCCCTCTGAATACGGTAGTTCCACCACAGAGACAAGCCACGTTTGAGTACTCTTTCATCCCTGCTGAGCCTATGGGTGGTCGTCCTTTCGGACTAGTTATCAATCTCAACTACAGAGACATAAAT GGCAATGTGTTTCAAGATGCTGTCTTCAATCAAACTGTTACAATTATTGAAAAAGAAGACGGGCTGGATGGAGAAAC gatCTTCATGTACATGTTCCTCGCTGGACTTGGTCTGCTTGTCATTGTTGGCCTACATCAGTTACTAGAATCTAGGAAG aggaaaagacCAGTACAGAAAGTAGAGATGGGAACATCAAATCAGAATGATGTTGATATGAGCTGGATTCCCCAAGAAACTTTAAATCAAATAA
- the SSR1 gene encoding translocon-associated protein subunit alpha isoform X2 — MRRLPQLLLLALLLFPAALLRGGARGLLVAAQDATEDEEAVEDTVVEDEDDEAEVEEDEPTDLTEEKEDDDLSGEPKASPSADTTILFVKGEGKSPPMGGRPFGLVINLNYRDINGNVFQDAVFNQTVTIIEKEDGLDGETIFMYMFLAGLGLLVIVGLHQLLESRKRKRPVQKVEMGTSNQNDVDMSWIPQETLNQINKASPRRLPYKRAQKRSVGSDE; from the exons ATGAGGCGCCTGCCGCAGCTGCTGTTGCTCgccctgctcctcttccctgccGCCCTGCTGCGGGGAGGCGCCCGCG GTTTATTAGTTGCAGCTCAAGATGCTACGGAAGATGAGGAAGCTGTGGAAGATACCGTAGTtgaagatgaagatgatgaagctGAAGTTGAAGAAGATGAGCCAACAGACTTG acagaagaaaaagaagatgacGACTTGTCAGGAGAACCTAAAGCCTCACCTAGTGCTGATACAACCATCTTATTTGTGAAAGGTGAAGGTAAGAGTCCT CCTATGGGTGGTCGTCCTTTCGGACTAGTTATCAATCTCAACTACAGAGACATAAAT GGCAATGTGTTTCAAGATGCTGTCTTCAATCAAACTGTTACAATTATTGAAAAAGAAGACGGGCTGGATGGAGAAAC gatCTTCATGTACATGTTCCTCGCTGGACTTGGTCTGCTTGTCATTGTTGGCCTACATCAGTTACTAGAATCTAGGAAG aggaaaagacCAGTACAGAAAGTAGAGATGGGAACATCAAATCAGAATGATGTTGATATGAGCTGGATTCCCCAAGAAACTTTAAATCAAATAA